In Juglans microcarpa x Juglans regia isolate MS1-56 chromosome 8D, Jm3101_v1.0, whole genome shotgun sequence, the following are encoded in one genomic region:
- the LOC121242972 gene encoding LOW QUALITY PROTEIN: reticulocalbin-2-like (The sequence of the model RefSeq protein was modified relative to this genomic sequence to represent the inferred CDS: inserted 2 bases in 2 codons) → MGKVSIVIYVTIAVLLLLLISHXPKKSPNNRHRRLKLRSNFTFSHQHHSHHEPVPFDPIVADLELRREDRQWEKQYIEHAHPELLHPDSAPAAESQPEWEDFMDAEDYLNDEERFNVSNRLVLLFPRIDVLPADGFVTDHELTEWNLQQAEREVMHRTKRELDTHDKNKDGFVSFAEYDPPXWVQNADNNSFGYDMGWWKVEHFNASDADGDGLLNITEFNDFLHPADTKNPKLLQWLCKEEVRERDTDKDGKLNFKEFFHGLFDMVRNYDEEGHNSSHHVVDSTEAPARTLFAQLDKDGDGYLSDVELVTIIGKLHPSERYYAKQQAEYIISQADADKDGRLTLTEMIENPYVFYSAIFNEDDEDDYEYHDEFR, encoded by the exons ATGGGCAAAGTTTCCATTGTGATATACGTAACCATAGCagtcctccttctccttctcataTCCC TCCCTAAGAAATCCCCTAACAATCGCCACCGCCGCCTCAAGCTCCGCTCCAACTTCACCTTCTCTCACCAGCACCACTCACACCACGAGCCCGTCCCCTTCGACCCCATTGTCGCCGACCTCGAGCTTCGCCGCGAGGACCGTCAGTGGGAGAAGCAGTACATCGAGCACGCCCACCCCGAGCTCCTTCATCCAGATTCCGCGCCGGCCGCCGAGTCCCAGCCCGAATGGGAGGACTTTATGGACGCGGAGGACTACCTAAACGACGAGGAGAGGTTCAACGTGTCCAACAGGCTGGTCTTGCTCTTCCCGAGGATTGATGTGCTCCCGGCTGATGGATTCGTGACCGATCACGAGTTGACCGAGTGGAACTTGCAGCAGGCGGAGAGGGAAGTGATGCACAGGACGAAGAGGGAATTGGACactcatgataaaaataaagatggGTTTGTTTCTTTTGCCGAGTATGATCCCC GTTGGGTTCAGAATGCAg ATAATAATTCTTTCGGCTATGATATGGGTTGGTGGAAAGTGGAACACTTTAATGCATCGGATGCGGATGGAGATGGTCTCTTAAACATAACGGAGTTCAACGA CTTTCTGCACCCAGCTGATACCAAAAACCCAAAACTGCTTCAGTGGTTGTGCAAGGAGGAAGTGAG AGAAAGGGATACTGACAAAGACGGGAAGCTTAACTTCAAAGAATTTTTTCATGGGCTCTTTGACATGGTGAGAAACTATGATGAAGAAGGTCACAATTCTTCACATCATGTTGTTGATTCAACAGAGGCCCCTGCCAGAACATTGTTTGCTCAACTCGACAAAGATGGTGATGG ATACTTGTCAGATGTAGAACTAGTAACAATCATTGGAAAACTTCACCCATCAGAGCGATATTATGCGAAACAACAGGCAGAATATATCATATCACAG GCGGATGCTGATAAAGATGGGCGTCTAACCTTGACAGAGATGATTGAGAACCCTTACGTATTTTACAGTGCTATATTCAACGAGGATGATGAGGACGACTATGAGTACCATGACGAATTCCGTTAA